A part of Aegilops tauschii subsp. strangulata cultivar AL8/78 chromosome 2, Aet v6.0, whole genome shotgun sequence genomic DNA contains:
- the LOC109784446 gene encoding dirigent protein 1 — MPVAKSKQRSTLFVFVYLASSAALAVLLSASWQWASARPARMRLFMHDVLTGPGATAVEVVNGTGPSLFGGEPPLRFGHVVVIDDALTEGPDPASRPVGSAQGMYVFASMHDPALLLCMNVVLTAGPYSGSTFTVVGRDNIVEPLRELSVVGGTGRFRMATGYVLWRTASWQLRKNAVLDLDIFIHVHAYARA, encoded by the coding sequence ATGCCTGTTGCAAAGTCGAAGCAGAGGAGCACCCTCTTCGTCTTCGTCTACTTGGCCTCTTCGGCGGCGCTCGCGGTGCTGCTCTCCGCGTCCTGGCAATGGGCATCCGCCCGGCCCGCCCGCATGCGCCTGTTCATGCACGACGTGCTCACCGGCCCGGGCGCCACGGCGGTCGAGGTCGTGAACGGCACGGGGCCGTCGCTGTTCGGGGGCGAGCCGCCGCTGCGGTTCGGGCACGTGGTGGTGATCGACGACGCGCTCACGGAGGGGCCGGACCCGGCGTCGAGGCCCGTGGGGAGCGCGCAGGGGATGTACGTCTTCGCGTCCATGCACGACCCGGCGTTGCTCTTGTGCATGAATGTTGTGCTCACGGCGGGGCCGTACTCCGGGAGCACCTTCACCGTCGTCGGCCGCGACAACATCGTCGAGCCACTGCGGGAGCTGTCGGTGGTGGGCGGCACGGGGAGGTTCCGGATGGcgacggggtacgtgctctggaGAACGGCGAGCTGGCAGCTACGTAAGAACGCCGTCCTCGACCTGGACATCTTTATCCACGTCCACGCCTACGCCCGTGCATGA